GCTCCACATCCTGGTCTGAGAGAGAGACTGGTCCTGGAGTGAGCTCTTGAAACCTCAACGCCCATCCCTAgtcacacacctcctccaacaatcctcagtctatgggggccattctcattcaaaccaccacatcccacTGTGTGGCCCCCCCGTAGGTTTGGAGTCATATCATAATACAAAATGTATTCAGTCCGACTTCAACAGTCCCCATAAAAGTCCAAACTCTCAAAGCCATCTCTTGTAACCTTGCAACCCCTGTAACCCCTGTAaactcaaaattaaaaagcatcccacatacttccaacatacaacaacACACAGAATATACACtcccattccaaaagggaggacaAGAAGGTTAGTGTTTGAGTTCTGAAGAGCACTttggtaaagagacagagagatgcaggCTTTGGAGTTTGTTCcactggttttcagtcttggctttggtccagtatttcctcattaaTCTTGttgtccttctttttgttttcctgagacgtgctggcctcgaactcactatgaGGCCAAGATGATCTTGAGCTCCTGATTCCCCACACCTCtgaccccaaacacacacacacacacacacacacacacacacacagagagagagagagagagagagagagagagagagagagagagagagagagagagagagagagagagagtcctaggACAGCATTAGGATTACCGGAGTTTATCCCCAGGTTCAGTTTGATACAGTgatagggactgaacccaggagtTCACACGTGTGCTAAGgaagcaccctaccaactgacctacatccccagcccagtgAATTAGCCCTCTGCTCTGATTCCCAGGGCTTCTAAAAGCATCATTGCCCTGGTCTTCCTGAAAAGACCAAGAGGAGAAGTACCTCGGCTAGGTTACCAGCACCTTTCCCGTGCTCCCCAGCCTTCTCGTTCCCTCCACCCAAGGGCTCTGTCAGATTCTTACCCGTCCCTTATAAAACCAGCTATTTTATGTTCCAGGTCCACCTGGCAGGACAGGCAACCGAGGAAAACAAGGACCAAAGGGCAAAGCTGGGGCCATTGGGAGAGCGGGTCCTCGAGGACCCAAGGGGGTCAGTGGTACCCCCGGGAAACATGGTATACCGGGCAAGAAGGGACCTAAGGGCAAGAAAGGGGAACCTGGGCTCCCAGGCCCCTGTAGCTGCGGCAGTAGCCGAGCCAAGTCGGCCTTTTCGGTGGCGGTAACCAAGAGCTACCCACGCGAGCGATTGCCCATCAAGTTTGACAAGATTCTGATGAATGAGGGAGGCCACTACAATGCATCCAGTGGCAAGTTCGTCTGCAGCGTGCCAGGGATCTATTACTTTACCTATGACATTACGCTGGCCAACAAACACCTGGCCATCGGCCTAGTGCACAATGGCCAGTACCGCATTCGGACTTTTGATGCCAACACCGGCAACCACGACGTGGCCTCGGGCTCCACCATCCTGGCTCTCAAGGAGGGTGATGAAGTCTGGCTACAGATTTTCTACTCGGAGCAGAATGGACTCTTCTACGACCCTTATTGGACCGACAGCCTGTTCACCGGCTTTCTCATCTACGCTGATCAAGGAGACCCCAACGAGGTATAGACAAGCTGGGGTTGAGCCTCCAGGCAGGGACTAAGATTCCGCAAGGGTGCTGATAGAAGAGGATCTCTGAACTGAGGCTGGGGACTGGCAGTCTTGGGAGCTTTTATTCCCAGGAAGGCCTCCTCTgttgctgctttaaaaaaaaatcattaaatccaAGCTTTTGATTATCTGTTTATCTGTCCACTCACTAATCTTAGTATCTGTTGAGTAACAGGCACTAGGCTATACTCTGTAAGATACATATATCAGTGCCAAGACAGAGTGTCTGTCCTTCTGGGAAATACAATTCACAAATGAAGAACAAATTATATAACTGGGCACAGGGAAGtagatgaaatatttatttaatacagaGTTCATCTCTTAAGTCTActtgcatacagacatacattttAAGTGGAAAACATGGATTTTTACTTACATGTGTACCCTGTATCACTGCAGGGGGGGTGGGGAAACAACTaccattctccccacccccacctctcccccccatcccccatccccatcccccacccaccacaccatcaccatcTCCCACAACTCTCTGGGACTCGTTCAAGCCAGGACAGCTACTCCTCTGCTTACATTAAGACTATGTTTGAAACTCAGTAAGTTTTAGTTAAAGATATATTCAAAAGTGAGAGTCAGGCCCTGGCTACACAGCACGTGGAAGACAGTCGTTCACCCTGGCGGGTTACCTACTGTCGCCATTGCAAAGGCCAACGTCCTACATGTAGACAGCAAGGGGAAAGGTCAAAATTCCACACACCGTCATAAAGTCAAAAGTTCATAGGTCAAAGAATTGTACATCAGAACCCATGAGGGCACAGAGAAGCTGGGGCACTGAGGCAGGATACAGTGCAACAGGAGAACATGAAAATAATGTTCTTCCAGCAAAACAGCCTGGCTGCAGGTACAGATGCCCTCTCTACCCAGGGGAGAGCCGGGTGCACTTGAGGAGCTGACTGGGGCCAGAAGAATTGGGAGGTTAAGAAGAAGAGACACGTGAGGCTGGAAGGTCACGCACAACCTCGCGGGTCATAGTCACATTCCTTCTGATTAGAAAGCtggtttagaaaaaaagaaaaaagaaagaaagaaaggtatttTAGCttctgcctgtgactccagcattCTGacgaactgaggcaggaggtttgcattgagttcaaagccagtctgggctaaaggtgaaactgtctcaaaaaaaaaaaaaagtattaaactATCAGTACACAGAAGGATATGGGGACAAGCCTGGGCCTTCTTAGAGCATAAGCGCAGTTCATCAAGGACCCGgggcttttattattattttattattatttgttggcCCACTGCTCAGTCGGTGGTGAAGAGCAGGATTCCCCTGCATGCCTGATGACAGGAATGAATAGCGCTGAGGTAAGTCTACCCTGTCCAGGTTTTTTCAGAATTCAGGGCTGAAGAAGCCCCCATGCAAGAGTGCTGTGAGCCCACGAGCAATTCCTGGAGGTTAGCAGCTTGTGCTCACTGCCCCCTGGTGGATACTCACGGGACTACAGGTAGGTCCTCGAACGTGTGGGCCCGGTGCTAATAAAATTAGGTTTATTTAGTCATCCTCGCTGAGTCTGCCACAAATGGAATAGGGTAGGTAAGTGTCTAGAAACCAGACAGGACTCTGTGGCCCAAACAAATCAACATGTGGGCAGGTTTTCTGCCCAGGGTCCCCAGAAGGGTCAGCCTCTGAGAAggagtacctttttttttttttttttttttttggttttttttgagctggggatcgaaccagggccttgcgcttcctaggcaagcgctctaccactgagctaaatccccaaccccagtaccttttttttgtaaagtgttttcctttcctttctgtaaaaaaaaaaaaaaaaaaaaaaaaaaaattaaccaggcATCACGATgggtgcctttaattccagcactcaagaggcagaggcaggtgaaaaTTTGTGAGTTGGAgggtagcctgatctacataacaaATTCCtagccagctagggctacatggtgagaccctagTCCCTAATCCTGTCTGTGGTGGCTTCTTGAGTGACTTGGGAACCTGGGCTTGTTTGGGGGTTTTCCCTTTTTGTAGGCACTGTGCTTTGAAGACACAGAACTTGGTGCACCTTTAGTCCAAAGGTCTTCTCTCCTTAAATACACTCTTTGAAAAGCAGCCGTCTGCTtctgttttcgagacagggtttctccatagtctgatgtcctggaacttgctctgtagaccaggcctgcctggcACTCAAAGAAATCTGCCTGCAGGGATTAAGGCGGGTGCCGCCACCCAGCTCAACACACTCTTTGAAAGGCAACTACCCCTTTCTGAAGAAGCTTGGAGAGCCCCACCTCTGATCATGACAGTGCAGAGAGCTTCCAGCCCATACTGACAGATGCGCCTTACAAGTGCATGTTGTTCTCCATGTCCATAAGGGCTCATCCTCTGCAGGTTTATGATCAAAATTGCAGGAGAGAATGAGACAGCCATCTcagatacaaattttaaaaggatgACCAAGTCTCGATATTCTAgacatataatattttaatacagaATGTTAATAAATCAAAActaatgcaaaaacaaaaagcaaaatccaAAGTTTCAGTACAGATGGGATCCTATAGGGCTGGGATTAGGGTGAGGCAAAGGagagacggggtgggggtgggggtgggggcgggggcaggggagagTTAGTTCTACAAGTACAGACTGCATCAAGTTACATTGGAGGCTTGACAACCCATCCCAGCCACCCCCCCCAAAATCCCACTCTCCGCTATCGTCACCCCAATCACCACCCCCACCAATAGGAAGAAACCGCTTCCATGCTGCATGTAATCTTTACTTGTACCACTAGAGGGAGCACACCTACCACACAAATCTCCAGTAAGCCACAGGGGACTGGAAAAACCAGCAGGCCTCTACAGCAGTTTCTTAGACTCAGAGCCCAAGACAAAAGGGAGAGTCTCAGGCCAGGATTCTAAGGTGGCCATGATCTTGtgctggggagaaaaaaaagggaaaagaaaaggaataaaatcagCTCCACTCTTTCTGGACATCTGCGCTCAGGGCAGAGTTTTGAGCACCCTGTTTGTGTCAGAGACAGCCCGAGACAGGGCAGGAGCACCAGCTCTTGCAAAGCAGGAAAGGGGTCCAGTCCTGAGTGCCTTGGAATCCCTTCTGTGGTTTGTGGCTTCAGCAAAATGAAGCATTGGGCCAGATGATCTCAGGACCAATTTGGCCATCAAATGTTGATCTCTCTCTTCAAAGGAGGGTCAGGGTGAGATTCCTAGAGCACACACAGTAAATGGTGCTGCTGCGGAAAGCAGCCAGCACCTCAGGCCTCTGCTTCCACtggagacgtgtgtgtgtgtgtgtgtgtgtgtgtgtgtgtgtgtgtgtgtgtatgtgtatgtaaatgtgtgcgtgcatgtgtgtgtatatgtgtgtatgtatatgtatgtatgtatgtgtatatgtgtatgtatgtgtgtgcgtgcatgtgtgtatgtgtgtgcatgtgtgtgagtgtgtatgtctgtatgtatacacatgtgtgtatgtatacgtatgtgtgtgtatgtatgcatgtatatatgtgtgttcactCATGCAcgcactgaggccagagaagtaTGGCAGGTGCCCCGATCTGACATTTCCAATCTTATTCCCCCGAGTCAGAATCTGTCACTGAACTTGGATCTCGGCTGATGGCCAACAATCCCaagcaatccttctgtctctgtcataCTGGGGTAACAGACTCATGGTCAAACATGCCAGGCTTTTGTGTGGGTTTGGGAAATCTGTATTTAGGGCCTTTTCTGACCCTGATCTGCTTTTCTGGCCAGAACTTCATCATCCCACCTCTCAGTGAAGACTTCCTCTACAACAAATCACCGTCAAATTTCCTGAGCCACAATATAAACGGCGGCAACACGCACTGAACACTCGCTGTGTGCCGCCTTTGATGTGTGCAGCCCCCTCTGCAGTTCACACTATTATGAGCAGCTTCCAAGACCACCAACCTCACTTCATAGACACAGGGAAGCAGTAGAGACCACAAATCAGGAGATGGGGGTGCAGTAAGCAGCTCTGTCTACCCCATGCTTCCCAACAGGAGGCAGCCAGATAAGCCAGGATTGTTGTCTGGACTTTGGCGTGTTTCTGAGTAGGATGGAGTTGCGTCCAACTATCTCCCATCCCTAAAGTGTGAGCTGGTTTGGTCCAAGGACAGCTTCCTTTTGAATCAGCAGATGTCCCAGGTACTCACTGAGGGAATGTACTGGTGTCCACAGGGCAGACCTTTGAAGCCATCTGGCACTACAACCTACCCAGGCTTTTAGAGCAGTGGATTGCCCCTCCTTGAGACCCTCTGATTCCGTAGTCTGAGGGTCACAGGCCCAGCTCCTTGCCAATGGGTCTGAGGGCAAGAGACTCCACGTTAGTGTAGCCCCCTCACTTTTCAAGAGCtattcttcttcccttttgtaGAGACAAAAGCCTaaaaagaactttccagaaaagACCATAGATAGCTCTGGGGAAATGCcataccctcccccaccccacatttAAGACATTCTTCATCTACTTTATAATTTCCCCCCTCACATTAGCAATAATTTAAAGACAAGATCAGAGCTGATGCCCTCATAACCACAGCAGGTTTCTTGTGTCTGCCTCACATAGAATTTTCCAGCCAAGGCTGACAACTCTCAAACATGGTTTCCTAGTGTGGCCCTTTTAGCATCCAAGCGGAACTACACGTGGAGGTCACAGAGGTCAAAGGCTAACCAAGGCATTCACCCAGATAGATCTTCCCAGCTGACCCACCATTCCTTAGCTAAGCCCT
The genomic region above belongs to Rattus rattus isolate New Zealand chromosome 9, Rrattus_CSIRO_v1, whole genome shotgun sequence and contains:
- the C1qtnf2 gene encoding complement C1q tumor necrosis factor-related protein 2, producing the protein MTVFRKVTTMISWMLLACALPCAADPMLGAFARRDLQKGGPQLVCSLPGPQGPPGPPGAPGSSGMVGRMGFPGKDGQDGQDGDRGESGEEGPPGRTGNRGKQGPKGKAGAIGRAGPRGPKGVSGTPGKHGIPGKKGPKGKKGEPGLPGPCSCGSSRAKSAFSVAVTKSYPRERLPIKFDKILMNEGGHYNASSGKFVCSVPGIYYFTYDITLANKHLAIGLVHNGQYRIRTFDANTGNHDVASGSTILALKEGDEVWLQIFYSEQNGLFYDPYWTDSLFTGFLIYADQGDPNEV